The Fimbriimonas ginsengisoli Gsoil 348 genome window below encodes:
- a CDS encoding winged helix-turn-helix domain-containing protein, protein MNEMKEATRIGSAIEQIDDVLHQKARLAIMASLMAAGELDFGALKRNLSLSDGNLSTHLAVLERNGFVLIRKEFVLRKPLTTIVPTEKGRYAFERYVEALEAVLQSMKEAKG, encoded by the coding sequence ATGAACGAAATGAAGGAAGCAACCCGGATCGGCTCGGCGATCGAGCAGATCGATGACGTTCTCCACCAAAAAGCGCGGCTCGCGATTATGGCTTCGCTCATGGCGGCGGGCGAGTTGGATTTTGGGGCGCTGAAACGAAACCTATCGCTTTCCGACGGCAACCTCTCGACCCACCTTGCGGTCCTCGAGCGGAACGGTTTTGTGTTGATTCGCAAGGAGTTCGTGCTGCGCAAGCCGCTAACCACTATCGTGCCGACGGAGAAGGGACGTTACGCCTTCGAACGGTATGTAGAGGCGCTCGAAGCAGTTCTCCAGTCGATGAAGGAGGCAAAGGGATGA
- a CDS encoding FMN-binding negative transcriptional regulator translates to MYIPGPFRVDDPEIIRQVVAANPFAMLVSVQEGVPMATHLPVLLVQEEGQDVLVGHVAKANPHWQVFGSTALMVFAGPHGYVSPAWYETAPNVPTWNYVAVHAYGTPEIVEGDEALEHLRELVNVFDPHLEKTNPESTELEFLRKKMAGLVAFRMPVERWDAKAKLNQNKPESDRLAVRERYLGSSDPHERAMAEMMPGRS, encoded by the coding sequence ATGTACATTCCCGGACCCTTTCGAGTGGACGACCCGGAGATCATTCGCCAAGTCGTTGCCGCGAACCCGTTCGCAATGCTCGTTTCGGTTCAAGAAGGGGTTCCCATGGCGACGCACCTGCCCGTGCTGCTGGTGCAAGAGGAGGGCCAAGACGTTCTCGTCGGCCACGTGGCAAAGGCGAATCCGCACTGGCAGGTTTTTGGTTCGACAGCCCTGATGGTCTTTGCCGGGCCGCACGGTTACGTCTCTCCCGCCTGGTATGAGACGGCGCCCAACGTGCCGACCTGGAATTACGTGGCTGTCCATGCCTACGGAACTCCGGAAATCGTCGAAGGCGACGAAGCCTTGGAGCACCTGCGGGAGCTTGTAAACGTCTTCGATCCACACCTGGAAAAGACCAACCCGGAGAGCACCGAGCTCGAATTTCTGCGAAAGAAGATGGCGGGCTTAGTTGCCTTCCGAATGCCGGTCGAGCGCTGGGACGCGAAGGCAAAGCTCAACCAGAACAAGCCGGAATCCGACCGGCTCGCGGTTCGGGAGCGATACTTGGGCTCGTCCGACCCCCATGAGAGAGCGATGGCCGAAATGATGCCGGGCAGATCGTGA
- a CDS encoding glycosyltransferase family 4 protein, protein MASPLSILQVCSASQATYGAVQSLMTLAVAQREAGHRVEFATFKGKRFGSQVEAAGFRVHEVAVRAKIDPVAIAVMRGVMLRGGFDIVHTHLSTSSVNGCLAARSARVPSVATVHGMSGKLSFVGADHLIAVSQQVKDHLVEQGVREEKITVVYNGLEMEEPSLDRDAARTRLGLSPDAIVLGTIARVTPAKGIDDALRAVAIMAPKIPRLRYLVVGDGDGLPACRKLAQDLQISDRVTFLGYRTDIANCLDTMDMFLFPSHKEAMGIALVEAMWAGLPTVATRIGGIPEVITPQCGILVPSHNPEAVAKATMELLDDDALRDRMGAAAGHRARTVFSSQSMREATDWVYRSMLGQGLPIPQPSPKSRRSGHRRR, encoded by the coding sequence ATGGCTAGTCCCCTCTCCATTCTCCAGGTCTGCAGCGCCAGCCAGGCCACGTACGGCGCGGTTCAGAGTTTGATGACTTTGGCGGTCGCCCAGCGTGAGGCGGGCCACCGCGTCGAGTTCGCGACCTTCAAGGGCAAACGCTTCGGATCACAGGTCGAAGCCGCCGGATTCCGCGTTCACGAGGTCGCCGTGCGGGCGAAAATCGACCCGGTCGCCATCGCGGTTATGCGGGGGGTGATGCTTCGCGGTGGTTTCGACATCGTCCACACTCACCTCTCCACTTCTAGCGTGAACGGTTGCCTCGCTGCGCGCTCCGCCCGCGTACCATCGGTCGCAACCGTGCACGGGATGAGCGGCAAGCTGTCATTCGTTGGCGCCGACCACCTGATCGCGGTTTCTCAACAGGTAAAGGATCACCTCGTGGAACAGGGAGTTCGGGAGGAGAAGATTACCGTGGTCTATAACGGCCTAGAAATGGAGGAACCGAGTCTGGACCGCGACGCGGCGCGGACCCGTCTCGGCCTCTCTCCCGACGCGATCGTCCTCGGGACGATCGCGCGGGTCACACCCGCGAAAGGGATCGACGACGCCCTTCGGGCAGTGGCAATAATGGCCCCCAAGATCCCCCGGCTACGATATCTCGTCGTAGGGGACGGCGACGGCCTACCGGCCTGTCGAAAACTTGCCCAAGATCTTCAGATCTCCGACCGTGTGACCTTCCTCGGATACCGAACCGACATTGCAAACTGCCTGGACACGATGGACATGTTCCTGTTCCCATCGCACAAGGAAGCGATGGGAATCGCGCTCGTGGAGGCGATGTGGGCCGGCCTGCCGACCGTGGCTACCCGTATCGGGGGTATTCCCGAGGTCATCACTCCCCAATGTGGGATTCTGGTCCCCTCCCACAATCCCGAAGCGGTCGCCAAGGCGACCATGGAACTGCTCGACGACGACGCCTTGCGAGACCGCATGGGCGCCGCGGCCGGACATCGGGCGCGCACCGTTTTTAGCAGCCAGTCGATGCGCGAGGCGACCGACTGGGTCTACCGGTCGATGCTGGGCCAGGGGCTCCCGATCCCTCAGCCGTCGCCGAAGAGCCGGCGGTCAGGCCACCGGCGGCGCTAA
- a CDS encoding serine hydrolase domain-containing protein, producing the protein MLCNSKFFVACLVLVNLNTSYETADRRSGGAVERLQEIRQIVEKELVKSHTPGASVAVVRYGKIVVAEGYGFANVELHVPATADTVYGLLSVSKQFTSAAVLLLEREGKLRLDEPIGTYLPGSPEAWKAVTVRHLLNHTSGIPDYTDVHPFFEEIALGRTPDELLKPVREAPLMFSPGSKWRYSNSNYYLLGQIVERLGGKPWSEFLKERIFRPAGMGATRDNVPTDVVPNRSAGYHWLDENAARLPAFVTGYHGRVNVLQNAIYIHPSKMWAAGSLLSTVRDLAKWQIALDKGQILPHETVAAMEKAASLRDGTFAPYGIGNELMTVGKHRVAGHQGGGMAFNSTVLRFPDDHLSVIVLANQTSAPSRTLAMRIAALYLPDLDPMRVVPPRDPDPARTGRLRQFLVDAALGHPDESMFAPQAADLVAFVKRSAPQFLGELGKLKSFKFLSSESTNQRTVVSYRSVYEKKTILWRFTMTKDDHISNIEPVEQ; encoded by the coding sequence ATGCTTTGTAATTCAAAGTTCTTTGTCGCCTGTCTCGTTCTCGTAAACCTTAACACCTCATATGAAACCGCCGATCGTCGCTCTGGAGGGGCGGTAGAGCGACTTCAAGAGATTCGGCAAATCGTGGAAAAGGAACTCGTAAAGTCCCACACACCCGGCGCATCCGTCGCCGTGGTTCGGTACGGGAAGATCGTCGTGGCCGAGGGATACGGGTTTGCCAACGTCGAGCTGCATGTGCCTGCAACCGCCGACACAGTTTACGGGCTTCTCTCCGTCTCCAAGCAGTTCACGTCCGCCGCCGTGCTGCTCTTGGAACGCGAAGGAAAGCTCCGCTTGGACGAACCGATCGGAACGTACCTCCCCGGCTCTCCCGAGGCATGGAAAGCGGTCACCGTCCGTCACCTTCTCAACCACACCTCGGGCATCCCGGACTACACCGATGTCCATCCGTTCTTTGAAGAGATCGCGCTCGGCCGAACCCCGGACGAACTGCTCAAGCCGGTGCGCGAGGCGCCGCTCATGTTCTCACCGGGCTCTAAATGGCGGTACTCCAACTCTAACTACTACTTGCTCGGCCAGATCGTCGAGAGACTCGGAGGGAAGCCATGGAGCGAATTTCTGAAGGAGCGGATTTTTCGTCCGGCGGGCATGGGAGCGACGCGAGACAACGTTCCGACCGATGTCGTTCCGAACCGCTCCGCCGGATACCACTGGCTCGACGAAAACGCCGCCCGCCTTCCGGCCTTCGTCACCGGTTACCACGGGCGCGTAAACGTGCTGCAGAACGCGATCTATATTCACCCAAGCAAGATGTGGGCAGCCGGGTCGCTCCTTTCGACCGTTCGCGACCTCGCCAAGTGGCAGATCGCCCTTGATAAGGGACAGATTCTCCCGCATGAAACCGTAGCCGCGATGGAAAAAGCCGCATCCCTCCGCGATGGCACATTCGCCCCTTATGGGATTGGGAACGAACTGATGACCGTCGGCAAGCATCGGGTCGCCGGCCATCAGGGGGGAGGGATGGCGTTCAACTCGACCGTCCTCCGTTTTCCCGACGACCATCTTAGCGTCATCGTTCTAGCCAACCAGACGAGTGCGCCAAGTCGCACGTTGGCGATGCGGATCGCCGCCCTCTACCTACCGGATCTCGATCCGATGCGAGTTGTACCGCCCCGAGATCCCGACCCAGCGCGTACCGGACGGCTCCGCCAGTTCCTCGTCGATGCGGCTCTGGGTCACCCCGATGAGTCGATGTTCGCTCCCCAAGCCGCCGACTTAGTCGCCTTCGTTAAGCGAAGCGCACCCCAATTTCTCGGTGAGCTCGGAAAGCTAAAGTCGTTCAAGTTTCTTTCTTCGGAATCGACCAACCAAAGAACGGTCGTGAGCTATCGGTCGGTTTACGAAAAGAAGACGATCCTTTGGCGCTTCACCATGACGAAGGACGACCATATCTCCAACATCGAGCCCGTAGAACAATGA
- a CDS encoding polysaccharide deacetylase family protein — translation MAVPILMYHKVAPVDPRSTLKGHYVSPRLFEKQMSALASRGFTAIPLNSLLTGDIAPRSFVITFDDGYENFHRYALPILVRHGFQATVFLVANAIGGTNRWDSEAGDVEERLMTLEQIRDAGKQGTQFGSHTLDHADLPAIGEAEAWRQISESREVLGGLLGTDIEAFCYPYGRKNPAVREMVVRAGYRLACSTEKGANNRETDPFALRRINIRRDTSLPVFLYKLWRDARNDG, via the coding sequence ATGGCCGTTCCGATCCTCATGTATCACAAGGTCGCGCCGGTAGATCCGCGTTCGACGCTAAAGGGTCACTACGTCTCGCCACGGCTCTTCGAGAAGCAAATGTCTGCGCTCGCTTCGCGCGGATTTACAGCAATTCCTCTGAATTCCCTCTTAACCGGAGACATTGCGCCACGCTCTTTCGTTATCACTTTCGACGATGGCTACGAGAATTTCCATAGGTACGCTCTTCCCATCCTCGTACGTCACGGATTTCAAGCCACCGTGTTCCTCGTCGCCAACGCGATCGGGGGAACGAACCGGTGGGATTCGGAGGCTGGGGACGTTGAGGAACGCCTAATGACCCTGGAGCAGATACGGGATGCGGGGAAGCAGGGGACCCAATTTGGATCTCACACACTGGACCATGCCGACCTACCGGCGATCGGCGAAGCGGAGGCTTGGCGTCAGATCTCCGAAAGCCGGGAAGTGCTGGGCGGTCTGCTAGGGACCGATATCGAAGCCTTTTGTTATCCCTACGGGAGAAAGAATCCGGCCGTCCGGGAGATGGTCGTTCGGGCCGGATATCGCTTGGCTTGCTCCACCGAGAAGGGGGCGAACAATCGGGAGACCGATCCGTTCGCCTTGCGAAGAATAAACATACGTCGCGACACGTCTCTTCCAGTGTTCCTCTATAAGCTTTGGAGGGACGCTCGGAACGATGGCTAG
- the cdd gene encoding cytidine deaminase gives MKPIAEDLVRKAAEVRQRAYAPYSGYTVGAAIEDRDGRIWTGVNVENVSFGATICAERSAVVAMIGDGGREISRIAVVTRDGSPPCGMCLQVLSEFAADGAEVVLMSENGALVVRPLKEFLPFGFASADVRRTEPVG, from the coding sequence ATGAAACCTATCGCCGAGGATCTGGTTCGGAAAGCGGCGGAGGTCCGGCAACGGGCCTATGCCCCTTACAGCGGCTACACGGTTGGAGCCGCGATCGAGGATCGCGACGGCCGGATTTGGACCGGCGTCAACGTCGAAAACGTGTCGTTCGGCGCGACGATTTGCGCCGAACGGTCGGCGGTAGTCGCGATGATCGGGGACGGAGGGCGTGAGATCTCTCGTATCGCCGTCGTTACCCGGGACGGATCGCCCCCTTGCGGGATGTGCCTCCAAGTCCTGTCGGAGTTCGCTGCCGACGGCGCGGAAGTGGTCCTCATGAGCGAAAACGGGGCTTTGGTGGTTCGTCCGTTAAAAGAATTTCTTCCATTCGGCTTCGCTTCGGCGGACGTTCGGCGAACGGAACCCGTCGGTTAA
- a CDS encoding endonuclease MutS2 encodes MHALKVLEFDAIRARLQAHCETTLATASAADLEPSFVEQDVWELLETTAEAYEALGRHSVPSLGAVRDLRDALTRSKKGGILGGQELYQIADAMSAIRQLRAFLEPRREDMPRLQPFSASLPENRKVEEQLYASLDPDGTVRDDASTALANLRQKKKAAAARITERIQAYISGRTRDLLSDPIYTVRDGRYVIPLKAENRGKIRGIVHDTSASGQTIYLEPEDVLQLGNALREVEAAERIEVQKVLTALSGKVGSIASETIGGIEAAATVDLHFAKARLGFEMKGTMPQRAQGTAYLKVQGGKHPLLDQATAVPLDIAVGKGKSVLITGPNTGGKTVSIKTVGLFVLMAQSGLMPPALDIRLAPFTQAWADIGDEQSLQQSLSTFSGHIRNIAEALKRLKDGSLVLLDEVGAGTDPAEGAALAKAILQAMSAKGATVLASTHYGELKAFAYNEEGFENAAMEFDPKTFRPTYRLIMGAPGASHALRIAERYGIPAEVVEQAREGLGDQAQDLALMMERLEQSQRQARVAQSEADKRSEQLKRSEQKAAKKLAEAEEIRQTAHSRANEVIEAALREIRLEASRLFEELKQAPIDPKTQQRVRQSLRDLDAVGRDFAGEFVPKRKGATSVPEGLVRGSLVKVDGYSQIGTVLEEPREGRVFVQLGPLKMTVPAQSLSLADRQTATSVKPRTNIQLQKTINATTEIQLIQKRAEEAIRELERFVDDSMMSGVPSIRIVHGKGEGILRKVTQEFLRSHPGVAAFRDGEPSEGGQGVTIATFK; translated from the coding sequence ATGCATGCGCTTAAGGTGCTCGAATTCGATGCGATCCGCGCGCGTCTCCAGGCCCACTGTGAGACGACGCTCGCGACCGCGTCGGCGGCGGACCTCGAGCCGAGCTTTGTCGAGCAGGATGTTTGGGAACTGCTTGAAACCACCGCCGAAGCTTATGAAGCTCTCGGACGCCACTCGGTCCCCTCGCTGGGAGCGGTGCGAGACCTTCGCGACGCCTTGACGAGATCCAAGAAGGGTGGCATTCTCGGCGGCCAAGAGCTGTACCAAATTGCCGACGCGATGTCCGCGATTCGGCAGCTCCGAGCGTTCCTCGAGCCCCGGCGAGAAGATATGCCGCGCCTACAGCCGTTCTCCGCGTCGCTGCCCGAGAACCGAAAGGTAGAGGAGCAGCTTTACGCCAGCCTCGATCCCGACGGGACCGTACGTGACGACGCCAGCACCGCTCTCGCCAACTTACGCCAAAAGAAGAAAGCCGCGGCGGCCCGGATCACCGAACGTATCCAGGCGTACATCTCCGGGCGCACCCGCGACCTTCTCAGCGATCCGATCTACACGGTTCGCGACGGCCGATACGTTATTCCGCTGAAAGCCGAAAACCGGGGCAAGATCCGCGGCATCGTCCACGACACCAGCGCGAGCGGACAGACGATCTACCTGGAGCCCGAAGACGTGCTTCAACTCGGAAACGCGCTCCGCGAGGTCGAGGCAGCGGAGCGGATCGAAGTCCAGAAGGTGCTCACCGCCCTCAGCGGAAAAGTCGGCTCTATCGCATCGGAAACGATCGGTGGAATCGAGGCCGCCGCGACCGTCGATCTTCACTTCGCCAAGGCGCGGCTCGGATTCGAGATGAAGGGCACGATGCCCCAGCGGGCCCAGGGGACCGCCTACCTCAAAGTTCAGGGTGGAAAGCATCCGTTGCTCGACCAAGCCACCGCGGTACCGCTCGATATCGCGGTCGGTAAGGGGAAGAGCGTTCTCATCACCGGCCCCAATACCGGTGGCAAGACGGTGTCCATCAAGACGGTGGGGCTGTTCGTGTTGATGGCCCAGTCCGGCCTCATGCCCCCGGCGCTCGACATTCGGCTCGCGCCGTTCACGCAGGCTTGGGCGGACATCGGCGACGAGCAGTCGCTGCAGCAATCGCTTTCCACGTTCAGCGGGCACATCCGGAACATTGCGGAGGCGCTCAAGCGACTTAAAGACGGCTCGCTCGTTCTGCTCGACGAGGTCGGCGCCGGTACCGATCCCGCAGAGGGCGCCGCCCTCGCCAAGGCGATCCTGCAAGCGATGTCCGCCAAGGGGGCCACCGTCCTCGCCAGCACCCACTACGGCGAGCTCAAGGCATTCGCCTATAACGAGGAGGGGTTCGAAAATGCGGCGATGGAGTTCGATCCGAAAACATTCCGCCCGACCTACCGGCTGATCATGGGCGCGCCAGGAGCCTCGCACGCGCTCCGAATCGCCGAACGGTATGGAATTCCCGCCGAGGTCGTGGAACAGGCCCGTGAGGGGCTAGGAGACCAAGCCCAGGACCTGGCCCTGATGATGGAGCGGCTGGAACAGTCGCAACGCCAAGCCCGGGTCGCTCAGAGCGAGGCCGACAAACGGTCGGAGCAGCTAAAGCGGTCGGAGCAAAAGGCCGCCAAGAAGCTTGCCGAGGCAGAGGAGATCCGCCAGACCGCGCATTCCCGTGCCAACGAGGTGATCGAAGCCGCCCTACGAGAAATTCGGCTGGAGGCGTCCAGACTCTTCGAGGAGCTGAAGCAGGCGCCAATCGACCCGAAGACCCAGCAACGGGTACGCCAGTCGTTGCGGGATCTGGACGCGGTCGGGCGCGACTTCGCGGGCGAATTCGTTCCGAAGAGGAAGGGGGCTACGTCCGTGCCGGAGGGGCTTGTCAGGGGCTCCTTGGTCAAGGTCGACGGCTACTCGCAGATTGGCACCGTACTGGAGGAGCCGAGGGAGGGAAGGGTGTTTGTGCAACTCGGGCCGCTCAAGATGACCGTACCGGCGCAAAGCCTGTCGTTGGCGGACCGGCAAACGGCCACCTCCGTCAAGCCCCGCACGAATATCCAGCTTCAGAAAACGATCAACGCGACCACCGAGATCCAGCTCATCCAAAAACGGGCCGAAGAGGCGATTCGGGAACTGGAGCGATTCGTAGACGATTCGATGATGTCCGGCGTCCCGAGCATCCGCATCGTCCACGGAAAGGGAGAGGGAATCCTTCGCAAGGTGACCCAGGAGTTTTTGCGCAGCCATCCCGGAGTCGCGGCGTTCCGCGACGGGGAGCCGAGTGAGGGTGGGCAGGGCGTGACCATCGCGACATTCAAATGA
- the leuB gene encoding 3-isopropylmalate dehydrogenase: MSRNIAVLPGDGIGPEVTAEAVKVLKATGASFEFETALVGGAAYDDGGHPLPAATLDLCRKSDAVLLGAVGGPRYDQIQPPTLRPEVGALLPLRSELNLYANVRPAKTLRPLMQASPLKMRAGSMVDLVVMRELTGGIYFAKPRERRDNGATAVDTCIYHRHEVERIANRAFQIARQRRREIVSVDKANVLETSRLWREVVTEMAAKNPDVKVTHMLVDNCAMQLIREPAQFDVILTENMFGDILSDEASMITGSLGLLPSASLSDEKAGKVFGLYEPVHGSAPDIAGQGRANPIAAILSTALMLRYSFDDDRGARRIEDAVEHALDAGLRTADIFEKGCNLVSTREMGDAIAFRLQSAAL, encoded by the coding sequence ATGTCAAGGAACATCGCCGTCCTGCCGGGTGACGGCATCGGGCCGGAAGTAACCGCTGAAGCCGTGAAGGTGCTGAAGGCGACCGGAGCCTCTTTTGAGTTCGAAACCGCGCTGGTGGGCGGCGCCGCTTACGACGACGGGGGACATCCGTTGCCGGCCGCCACGCTCGACCTGTGCCGTAAATCGGACGCCGTCCTTTTAGGCGCGGTGGGCGGCCCCCGGTACGACCAGATCCAGCCTCCGACGCTTCGCCCCGAGGTCGGCGCCCTTTTGCCGCTCCGGTCGGAGCTCAATCTCTACGCCAACGTCCGGCCCGCCAAAACTCTGCGGCCGCTCATGCAGGCCAGCCCGCTCAAGATGAGAGCCGGATCGATGGTCGACCTCGTCGTAATGCGCGAGCTCACCGGCGGCATCTACTTTGCCAAGCCGCGCGAGAGGCGAGATAACGGCGCGACCGCCGTCGACACCTGTATCTATCATCGGCACGAAGTGGAACGCATCGCAAACCGGGCCTTCCAGATCGCACGGCAACGCCGGCGGGAGATCGTGAGCGTCGACAAGGCAAACGTCTTGGAGACGAGCCGCCTGTGGCGCGAGGTGGTCACCGAAATGGCCGCCAAAAACCCAGACGTGAAGGTAACCCACATGCTGGTCGATAACTGCGCCATGCAACTCATCCGCGAACCGGCTCAGTTCGACGTGATCCTCACGGAAAACATGTTCGGAGACATCCTGTCCGACGAGGCTTCCATGATCACCGGCTCGCTCGGACTCCTCCCATCGGCTTCGTTGAGCGACGAAAAGGCGGGCAAGGTCTTTGGCCTGTATGAGCCCGTTCACGGGTCCGCACCGGACATCGCCGGGCAGGGGCGCGCCAACCCGATCGCCGCAATTCTAAGCACCGCCCTCATGCTCCGTTACTCGTTCGACGACGACCGGGGGGCGAGACGAATCGAGGACGCCGTTGAGCACGCGCTCGATGCGGGACTTCGAACCGCGGACATCTTCGAGAAGGGCTGCAATCTCGTTTCGACGAGGGAAATGGGCGACGCCATCGCCTTCCGGCTTCAAAGTGCGGCCCTCTAG